A stretch of Blautia liquoris DNA encodes these proteins:
- a CDS encoding ABC transporter substrate-binding protein gives MKRKRMAALGMAAVMTLSLLAAGCGGTDKGGSSSASGTAAEGKKDVVTALLPPVSATYQDKINTYIEDFNKENPDIEIKVTTASWEDVTQKLDVQVNAGSPPDIAFIGSSGVTKYLDTDMAVDISKYLEEDQINDFDENVLNYFKNQEGLYGLPAYCEIQCIGGNRELLETAGIDWKAVQKDGWTYDEFREAIKKGVVKEGDQVKTYGFLFACAGVTAKDYFGIFVKNAGLPDAFDKDLKYAYTSKQMLTFLEDLRALIDDGSMPKELGSIDAGKRWNMMLTGQTMITGKGLSSFEKSAYENTEKLKNNDSSAVEGSIPVEYVVLPVPVFEEGKQQAQGAVDGYICLTGEKNPDEQHLKNVAKVAYYLASSERAAQTCQELYLKPVCETGRTAYEKLPPIENKNEDNTKAVETLTAQIAEARPDIPADKGAAAIKIQDEVIMPKFQGLLAGEVTPEEMYKAIVDTGHAAFGEEGCVSDES, from the coding sequence ATGAAAAGAAAAAGAATGGCGGCATTGGGGATGGCAGCTGTAATGACACTTTCATTATTGGCGGCAGGCTGTGGTGGAACAGACAAAGGGGGAAGTTCATCCGCTTCCGGTACGGCCGCAGAAGGAAAAAAGGACGTGGTAACAGCTTTACTGCCTCCGGTTTCTGCTACTTATCAGGATAAAATTAACACCTACATTGAGGATTTTAATAAGGAGAATCCGGATATTGAAATTAAAGTCACAACGGCAAGCTGGGAGGATGTAACGCAGAAGCTGGATGTTCAGGTAAATGCCGGATCACCGCCGGATATTGCCTTTATCGGCAGCAGCGGAGTAACAAAGTATCTGGATACGGATATGGCTGTAGATATTTCAAAATATCTGGAAGAGGATCAAATAAATGATTTTGATGAAAATGTTCTGAATTATTTTAAGAATCAAGAAGGACTGTATGGTCTTCCGGCCTACTGTGAGATTCAGTGTATCGGAGGAAACAGAGAACTTCTGGAGACTGCCGGAATTGACTGGAAAGCAGTACAAAAAGATGGGTGGACATATGATGAATTTCGAGAGGCTATAAAAAAGGGAGTTGTGAAAGAGGGTGATCAGGTAAAAACCTACGGATTTCTCTTTGCCTGTGCCGGTGTTACAGCAAAGGACTATTTTGGGATCTTTGTTAAGAATGCAGGGCTGCCAGATGCTTTTGATAAGGACTTAAAGTATGCATATACCAGTAAACAGATGCTTACATTTCTGGAAGATTTGAGAGCCTTAATTGATGATGGTTCTATGCCAAAGGAACTGGGTTCTATTGATGCCGGAAAAAGATGGAACATGATGCTTACCGGGCAGACCATGATTACAGGAAAAGGATTGTCTTCCTTTGAAAAATCAGCCTATGAAAACACTGAAAAGCTGAAGAACAATGACAGCAGTGCGGTAGAAGGAAGTATTCCTGTGGAATATGTAGTACTTCCTGTACCGGTATTTGAAGAGGGAAAGCAGCAGGCACAGGGGGCGGTTGACGGATACATCTGCCTTACAGGGGAAAAGAATCCGGATGAACAGCATCTGAAAAATGTTGCAAAGGTTGCATACTACCTTGCCAGCAGTGAGCGTGCTGCTCAGACCTGTCAGGAGCTTTATTTAAAGCCGGTTTGTGAGACCGGACGTACTGCTTATGAGAAACTGCCTCCAATTGAAAATAAGAATGAGGATAATACAAAGGCAGTGGAAACCCTTACAGCACAGATTGCAGAGGCAAGACCGGACATACCGGCTGACAAGGGTGCTGCGGCCATAAAGATTCAGGATGAAGTTATTATGCCGAAATTCCAGGGGCTGCTGGCAGGGGAGGTTACACCTGAAGAGATGTACAAGGCAATTGTGGATACAGGACATGCGGCATTTGGTGAGGAAGGATGTGTATCAGATGAATCTTAA
- a CDS encoding carbohydrate ABC transporter permease: MMGLYKKYSGKLKYKGKIRNVILAAVLFTIALVTLFPIYYMAISSFGAPTEAGGASYSLIPKHFTLDSYKFFFSFSTYSFRWLLNSLLVASVVTISNVIFATLAGYAFAKLRFPGCKVFFFVLLVAMMVPYQVTQVPLYILIVNVLKIQDTYMALVAPTLVTCYNVFLAKQFFTSLPTSIIESAKIEGCSQPMIVWKIVVPLSKTILSVMAIMTFLGEWNTFFWPFLVCNSESMQTIQVGLKNFSFANTTYFAPMMAGATISALPMFILFFSLQKYFLEGVTVGAVKG; this comes from the coding sequence ATGATGGGATTATATAAAAAATATAGCGGAAAACTAAAATATAAAGGAAAAATCCGAAATGTGATTCTGGCAGCTGTATTATTCACGATTGCTCTGGTCACATTGTTTCCTATTTATTATATGGCAATCTCCTCCTTTGGAGCACCGACAGAGGCAGGCGGAGCCAGCTATTCGCTGATTCCGAAACATTTTACGCTGGATTCTTATAAGTTTTTCTTTTCTTTTAGCACCTATTCTTTTCGCTGGTTGCTGAATTCTTTGTTGGTAGCTTCTGTGGTCACAATTAGCAATGTGATTTTTGCAACACTGGCCGGCTATGCATTTGCAAAATTGCGTTTTCCCGGATGCAAGGTATTCTTTTTTGTTCTTCTTGTGGCGATGATGGTGCCTTATCAGGTAACACAGGTTCCCCTGTATATCTTGATCGTCAATGTCTTGAAGATCCAGGATACCTACATGGCTCTGGTTGCACCGACTCTTGTGACTTGCTACAATGTATTTTTGGCAAAGCAGTTCTTCACTTCGCTGCCGACTTCTATTATAGAATCAGCAAAGATCGAGGGGTGTAGTCAGCCTATGATCGTATGGAAAATTGTTGTGCCGCTTTCAAAAACCATACTTTCGGTCATGGCAATTATGACGTTTCTCGGAGAATGGAACACCTTTTTCTGGCCTTTCCTAGTCTGTAATTCAGAGTCCATGCAGACCATTCAGGTTGGCTTGAAAAACTTCAGCTTTGCAAATACAACTTACTTTGCACCGATGATGGCGGGTGCTACAATTTCCGCTCTTCCTATGTTCATTCTGTTCTTTTCACTGCAGAAATATTTCCTGGAAGGGGTTACGGTAGGTGCGGTGAAAGGGTGA
- a CDS encoding carbohydrate ABC transporter permease, with the protein MKKEAMWAYVFILVPLCTFIVFTLYPVISAAVISFQKYKPLGSEWVGLDNYINTFKNGLFYKALKNTLVYSIITVPVSMLLSFMISIMILPFRKKLQSVFKAAFYLPAIASGVALSFVWKWIYDPLPSGLLNNVVKMFGLSNQNWLGSQKTAMLSLIIMAVFAGLGQNVIIYTAALLGIDSTYYEAADIDGATFFQKVRYVVWPIVKPTTVFLTITGVINGFQSFQNAYLMTGGGPDNATTMAGLLIFNRAFTYFEYGEACAQALILAAIIAVFAVLQFKLSSGDVEY; encoded by the coding sequence ATGAAGAAAGAAGCCATGTGGGCATATGTGTTCATACTGGTTCCGTTGTGCACATTTATTGTGTTCACATTGTATCCTGTAATCTCTGCAGCTGTTATCAGCTTTCAGAAGTATAAACCACTGGGTTCGGAGTGGGTCGGGTTGGACAATTATATAAATACTTTTAAGAATGGCTTATTCTATAAGGCCCTGAAAAATACACTTGTATACTCCATTATAACGGTACCGGTATCCATGCTGTTATCATTCATGATTTCCATTATGATTTTGCCATTTCGGAAGAAATTGCAGTCAGTATTTAAGGCGGCCTTTTATCTCCCGGCAATTGCGTCAGGGGTTGCATTATCCTTCGTGTGGAAATGGATTTATGATCCGCTTCCGTCCGGATTGTTGAATAATGTGGTTAAGATGTTTGGCTTATCCAACCAAAATTGGCTGGGGAGCCAGAAAACTGCAATGCTGTCCCTGATCATCATGGCCGTTTTCGCAGGTCTGGGACAGAATGTCATCATTTATACCGCTGCATTGCTTGGAATTGATTCGACCTATTATGAGGCGGCTGATATAGATGGAGCTACCTTCTTTCAGAAAGTACGTTATGTCGTATGGCCAATTGTAAAACCCACTACGGTTTTTCTGACCATTACAGGAGTAATCAATGGTTTCCAATCCTTCCAGAACGCATATCTGATGACAGGCGGAGGGCCTGACAATGCAACGACCATGGCAGGATTGCTGATATTCAATCGTGCATTTACATATTTTGAATATGGAGAAGCCTGTGCCCAGGCTTTGATTCTTGCCGCAATCATAGCAGTTTTTGCGGTGCTGCAATTTAAACTCAGTTCCGGAGACGTGGAATATTAA
- a CDS encoding BadF/BadG/BcrA/BcrD ATPase family protein yields the protein MKKEKPYLLGLDGGGTKTMVCVADEEGNILERFESGAFNMNGQSREKVLQTLSDIYVRLETLGYEINKCWGVGIGAAGISNPAVSQFLREAFQQEGFHCRIGLFGDHETALAAAFPECRGMVLISGTGSICIGRDAAGRQYRAGGYGHLIDDVGSAYAIARDMLSAVVRAEDGRAESTLLKKLIFEKLSIQKTEDLLEFLYQPGRSKKEVASLAPLISQAAAYGDCPAMEIERKSARDLADLVIAVAGKMPEEKHLALSGSVLLHNLNIRRLVCSYLETYDGSIKIIMNHGEAAVGALRLFRMTDDACPEGKR from the coding sequence ATGAAAAAAGAAAAACCATATCTGCTTGGACTTGACGGTGGAGGAACAAAGACGATGGTCTGCGTTGCAGATGAAGAAGGCAACATTTTAGAGCGGTTCGAATCCGGAGCGTTTAACATGAATGGACAGAGCAGGGAAAAAGTACTTCAGACTCTGAGTGATATTTACGTCCGGCTTGAAACGCTTGGATATGAAATCAATAAATGCTGGGGAGTCGGCATCGGAGCCGCTGGAATCAGTAACCCGGCGGTTTCTCAATTTTTAAGGGAAGCGTTCCAACAGGAGGGTTTCCACTGCCGTATCGGATTGTTTGGGGATCACGAAACGGCCCTGGCGGCTGCCTTCCCGGAATGTCGCGGAATGGTATTGATTTCAGGAACCGGCTCAATCTGTATAGGGAGGGATGCGGCGGGCAGGCAGTACAGGGCAGGAGGATACGGGCATCTGATTGATGACGTGGGCAGTGCTTATGCGATTGCCAGAGATATGCTTTCAGCGGTGGTACGCGCAGAAGACGGAAGGGCAGAATCCACACTTCTTAAGAAATTGATTTTTGAAAAATTAAGTATTCAAAAAACAGAAGACCTGCTTGAATTTTTATATCAGCCAGGCCGTTCGAAAAAAGAAGTGGCATCGCTGGCTCCGCTTATCAGTCAGGCGGCCGCATATGGAGATTGTCCCGCAATGGAGATAGAAAGAAAGAGCGCCCGGGATCTGGCCGACCTTGTAATTGCTGTAGCCGGAAAGATGCCGGAGGAAAAGCATCTTGCTCTGAGTGGAAGTGTGCTGCTCCACAATCTGAATATACGAAGGCTTGTGTGCAGCTATCTGGAAACGTACGACGGCTCTATAAAAATCATTATGAACCATGGGGAAGCGGCGGTCGGTGCACTTCGGCTTTTTAGGATGACAGACGATGCATGTCCGGAGGGAAAGAGATGA
- a CDS encoding ROK family protein, which yields MIKKYLTIDIGGTFIKYSIMDEKYRILEEGSEGTRKNPEEFLKQLETLVLRYKTEVEGAAVCIAGFINPETGENTDDSVGENFRAYNLKQALSTAGDFPVILENDSNCAALGEMVLGAGRGLRDFCLLTFGTGIGGALVLDGNLYRGKHFKAGEAGLTLLRYSMTDGKTSCESAGATSALVREVSRTLGRDVDGIYIFGHLDHPDILKKYNVWLEKAALVTGNTAMLLDPEAVLIGGGICGSPRFIGDLQKTVYHMFPQLEDYTEIRVCETGNQAGRIGALSLFLKQAF from the coding sequence ATGATAAAAAAGTATCTGACGATAGATATTGGAGGAACATTTATAAAATACAGCATCATGGATGAGAAATACAGGATACTGGAGGAAGGGAGCGAGGGGACAAGAAAAAATCCAGAGGAATTTTTAAAGCAGCTGGAAACATTGGTACTTCGTTACAAGACAGAGGTGGAAGGAGCGGCGGTTTGTATTGCCGGATTCATCAATCCCGAAACAGGAGAAAACACGGACGATAGTGTTGGTGAAAATTTCAGGGCTTACAATTTGAAACAAGCGCTTTCCACAGCAGGGGATTTCCCGGTTATTCTTGAAAACGACAGCAATTGTGCTGCCCTTGGTGAGATGGTGCTGGGGGCAGGCAGAGGTCTTCGGGATTTCTGTCTTTTAACGTTTGGCACAGGGATTGGAGGGGCACTTGTTTTGGATGGTAATCTGTACCGTGGGAAACATTTTAAAGCAGGAGAAGCTGGTTTGACCTTACTGAGATATTCTATGACAGATGGTAAAACTTCATGTGAAAGCGCAGGAGCCACATCGGCCCTGGTACGGGAGGTATCCCGGACGCTTGGAAGAGATGTGGATGGAATCTATATCTTCGGACATCTGGATCATCCGGATATCTTAAAAAAATATAACGTATGGTTGGAAAAGGCAGCGCTTGTAACAGGCAATACAGCCATGCTGCTGGATCCGGAGGCAGTCCTGATCGGAGGAGGAATCTGTGGCTCCCCAAGGTTTATAGGCGATCTGCAAAAGACTGTTTACCACATGTTTCCGCAACTTGAGGATTATACGGAAATCAGAGTGTGTGAAACAGGAAATCAGGCGGGCCGAATCGGGGCGCTTTCTTTGTTTCTGAAACAAGCCTTTTAA